One Bacteroidota bacterium genomic region harbors:
- a CDS encoding Ldh family oxidoreductase, with amino-acid sequence MSEQKFSYQQLFDFSKTVLKKIGCSDADAELSVKVLLSADLRGIDSHGIARLSGYVRLWEAKRVNSTPALKIIHETPSTAVVDGDSGLGLVVAPYAMQVAIDKAKSVGTGWVSVQNSNHFGIAGYHAMMALEHDMIGIALTNASPLVAPTFSVERLLGTNPICVVIPAGEEPPFVADMATTTAANGKLEILQRKSGVAPLGWIQTKEGKQSTDPHELKAGGALLPLGGDREHGSHKGYALGAIVDIFSAVLSGANYGPWVPPFPAYVPMPDEQPGKGIGHFFGAMRIDAFRPADDFKKHMDKWIRRFRSAKPSQGHEKVLIPGDPERAMEAERMKNGIPLLKPVIDDLSFLGEKFKVEL; translated from the coding sequence ATGTCAGAACAAAAATTTTCCTACCAACAACTATTTGATTTTTCTAAAACTGTTTTAAAAAAGATCGGTTGCAGCGATGCTGATGCTGAGCTATCAGTAAAAGTTTTACTATCTGCTGATCTGCGTGGCATCGACTCTCATGGTATAGCACGCCTTAGTGGTTATGTACGTTTATGGGAAGCAAAAAGAGTGAACTCAACACCTGCATTAAAAATAATTCATGAAACACCTTCAACTGCAGTTGTAGATGGTGATAGCGGATTAGGCCTGGTAGTGGCACCTTATGCAATGCAAGTGGCAATTGATAAAGCAAAAAGCGTCGGTACAGGTTGGGTAAGTGTACAAAACAGTAATCATTTTGGTATTGCAGGCTATCATGCAATGATGGCATTGGAACATGATATGATCGGTATTGCACTCACCAATGCAAGTCCGTTAGTTGCCCCGACATTTTCAGTTGAACGTTTATTGGGAACAAACCCCATTTGCGTTGTGATACCAGCAGGAGAGGAGCCGCCATTTGTGGCTGATATGGCAACTACAACAGCTGCAAACGGGAAACTGGAAATTTTACAACGCAAAAGTGGGGTTGCTCCATTGGGATGGATACAAACAAAAGAGGGTAAACAATCAACTGACCCGCATGAATTGAAAGCAGGTGGTGCATTGCTACCATTAGGAGGTGATAGGGAACATGGTAGTCATAAAGGTTATGCACTAGGAGCAATCGTTGACATTTTTTCTGCTGTATTGAGCGGTGCAAATTATGGTCCATGGGTTCCTCCGTTTCCTGCATACGTTCCAATGCCGGATGAGCAACCCGGAAAAGGTATTGGTCATTTCTTTGGCGCAATGCGTATTGATGCCTTCAGGCCTGCAGATGATTTTAAAAAACATATGGATAAATGGATCCGCCGTTTCCGTTCGGCAAAACCTTCACAAGGCCATGAAAAAGTTTTGATTCCCGGCGATCCCGAAAGAGCAATGGAAGCAGAAAGAATGAAAAATGGCATTCCATTACTGAAACCTGTGATTGATGATCTGAGTTTTCTTGGGGAGAAGTTTAAGGTTGAATTGTAG
- a CDS encoding single-stranded DNA-binding protein, which produces MIKLQIIGNLGKDCVVNAVNGKNVINFTVAHTEKYRDSQGNNQEKTTWVDCAYWSDKTGVAQYLTKGKQVYVEGQPEARAFQRNDGTAGASLSLRVRDIQLLGGRGEGVPSSASGSSQSSSMNEPAPISEVSDDLPF; this is translated from the coding sequence ATGATTAAGTTACAGATTATCGGAAACCTCGGCAAAGATTGCGTGGTAAATGCAGTTAACGGAAAGAATGTTATAAACTTCACCGTTGCACACACAGAAAAGTATCGTGATTCACAAGGCAACAACCAGGAAAAAACAACCTGGGTTGATTGTGCTTACTGGAGCGATAAAACTGGTGTTGCGCAATATTTAACCAAGGGAAAACAGGTTTATGTGGAAGGCCAGCCTGAGGCAAGAGCTTTCCAGAGAAACGATGGAACTGCAGGAGCTTCACTTTCATTAAGAGTTCGTGACATCCAGTTATTGGGTGGCCGCGGCGAAGGAGTTCCTTCATCAGCTTCGGGATCATCACAGTCTTCTTCTATGAATGAGCCTGCGCCGATCAGCGAAGTATCAGACGATTTACCATTCTGA
- a CDS encoding aspartate kinase: MKVMKFGGTSVGKPERMHQVAKLITKGGDETIVVLSALSGTTNALVSIGDALASGDRNLAKQNIDKLEAHYQQFITELVKKPELLEKAKAIIAEHFEFLNIILKISFSDALNKDILAQGELLSTKLFCIYLEEIGIDHAYLPALEFMTIDSNDEPQLGTIKIKLAQTLKNYKGKKLFITQGYICRNAKGEVDNLKRGGSDYTASLVAAAANASVCEIWTDIDGMHNNDPRVVKKTIPIEQLSFEEAAELAYFGAKILHPTCIWPAQQEKVPVKLLNTMQPEAAGTTIQENAGSTGIKAIAAKDGIISINIKSSRMLLAYGFLRKTFEVFEKYRTSIDMITTSEVAVSVTIDNSVSLKQIVKELEPFGTITVQDNQSIVSVVGNEIAETENILAKLFDALSPVPISMVSYGGSKHNVSILVPSEFKTQTLQLLNKGLFGLE, from the coding sequence ATGAAAGTGATGAAATTCGGTGGTACATCCGTTGGCAAACCGGAAAGGATGCACCAGGTAGCAAAACTGATTACTAAAGGTGGTGATGAAACTATTGTTGTATTAAGTGCACTCAGCGGCACTACAAATGCCTTGGTAAGCATTGGTGATGCACTGGCTTCAGGCGACCGCAATCTCGCCAAACAAAATATTGATAAGCTGGAAGCGCATTACCAGCAATTCATCACAGAACTCGTTAAGAAACCCGAACTGTTAGAGAAAGCAAAAGCAATTATTGCTGAGCATTTTGAATTTCTAAATATCATTCTTAAAATTTCTTTCAGCGATGCACTGAATAAAGACATTCTTGCACAGGGCGAATTACTTTCTACTAAACTATTCTGTATTTATCTCGAAGAGATAGGTATTGATCATGCTTATCTGCCTGCATTGGAGTTTATGACTATTGATAGTAATGATGAGCCACAACTGGGTACTATTAAAATTAAATTAGCCCAGACTTTAAAGAATTATAAAGGAAAAAAATTATTCATTACACAGGGATATATCTGCCGTAATGCAAAAGGAGAAGTGGATAATCTGAAACGCGGAGGGAGTGATTACACAGCATCACTGGTTGCTGCAGCTGCCAATGCATCTGTTTGTGAAATATGGACAGACATAGATGGCATGCACAATAATGACCCGAGAGTGGTAAAGAAAACTATCCCAATTGAACAGCTAAGTTTTGAAGAAGCAGCAGAGTTGGCTTATTTCGGAGCAAAGATCTTACATCCGACTTGTATATGGCCTGCACAACAAGAAAAAGTGCCGGTTAAATTATTGAACACTATGCAGCCCGAAGCTGCAGGAACGACGATCCAGGAAAATGCCGGCTCTACCGGTATAAAAGCAATTGCTGCAAAAGACGGGATCATTTCAATTAATATAAAGAGCAGCCGCATGTTGCTGGCTTATGGTTTTTTGAGAAAGACATTTGAAGTGTTCGAAAAATACCGTACTTCAATTGATATGATCACTACCTCTGAGGTAGCTGTGTCCGTTACTATTGACAATAGCGTTTCGCTGAAGCAGATCGTAAAAGAGCTGGAGCCATTTGGAACTATTACTGTACAGGATAATCAATCTATTGTTTCAGTAGTGGGGAATGAAATAGCTGAAACAGAAAATATTCTTGCAAAATTATTTGATGCTTTATCTCCTGTGCCTATTAGTATGGTGAGTTATGGAGGAAGTAAACACAATGTTTCCATTCTGGTGCCATCTGAATTTAAAACACAGACATTGCAATTGCTGAATAAAGGATTGTTTGGATTAGAGTAA